In Natronincola ferrireducens, the DNA window AGGATACAAATTTAAAATACATTCCGTCAAAGGAAAGATTATGTTGTCAATAAATAAAATATGAGCACTTCTCTAATGAGGTGTTTTAGAGGTGATGTATTTGGCAGCTAAAATCAGAATGACAGATAGTGAGACTATAGACGTTTTTCTAGAAGGAATTATATCATCTGCAGAGGCAGTAGAAGAAAACTATCTAAAACGTTCTGCAGAAGTAATCAAGAAGAATATCAAGGATCAACTAAACAGCATAAAGACTTCTACAAATAGAGCAGGACATAAACATATGGCCGATGATGTACAGGCTAATGTAGTAAGAGATAAATATGGGTACAAGGTAGCTAGAATAAAGGGAGGTAAGCGCACAGGTACCAAATGGCATTTAGTTAATGATGGTACTTATAGAAGTGATGCAACCCATTTCATGGATAAAGCAATAGCACAATCTGAATCAGAAGTTAACAAAATATTTGAGGAAGAGATGAATAGAGGAGGGTTCTAAATGGACTTAATAAATCATGTACATTCTATTCTAAGTCCTCTAAATATACCAGTGTTATGGCAACTCAGACCGAAAAATCCTCCTTGCATAAGTTATCACTTCTTTAATGAGCAGGGTATACTTTATGGAGACGGTGAAGAATTGACAGGAAGCATATCTTGTCAAGTAGATATATGGTCAAGAAACAATTTTACAGATATAAAGAAACAGGTAAAGTCAGCCATGAAATCAGCTGGCTTTCTTTTTTCACATGCTGATGAGAATTTTGAAGAGGATGTAAAACTACATCATTGTTTTTTAGTATTTAATTTTTATTATCGAGAAAGTGAGGAATGATAGACTATGAAAAAGGCGTATAGAGTCAATCTTAGGAAACTTGTTTATGCTAAGCTGGAGTCAGATACCCCTACAGGAGTATCCTATAGCGAAGTAAAGAAATTATCAGAGGCTATGCAGATACAATTAACCCCGACTCTTGCTACAGGCACGCTTTATGGAGATGGTGTAAAGCAGTCAGTGGTGACAAAATTAACAGGTATAACTGCAGTTATTGATGCAACTAAGATACCAATTGATGCTAAGGCAGAAATTTGTGGACACACTTATGAAAATGGAGTTTTAGTCGAAAGCGGAAAAGATGTAGCTCCATGGATCGCTATAGGTTATGAAGTGCCACAAGATGTTGAAGGTGTATCGGAGTATGTATGGCTATTAAAGGGTAGAGCGCAACCATATGCCAGTACTGTGCAGCAAGCAACCGATAATATTAATTTCAGCACTGATTCTGTGACAGTGGAGTTTGTGCCAAGGGATTATGATGGTGAGATTAAACGTTTAGCTGATAGTGCAGAT includes these proteins:
- a CDS encoding major tail protein; translated protein: MKKAYRVNLRKLVYAKLESDTPTGVSYSEVKKLSEAMQIQLTPTLATGTLYGDGVKQSVVTKLTGITAVIDATKIPIDAKAEICGHTYENGVLVESGKDVAPWIAIGYEVPQDVEGVSEYVWLLKGRAQPYASTVQQATDNINFSTDSVTVEFVPRDYDGEIKRLADSADDAFTAEMAAAWFGSVPGTTGGE
- a CDS encoding HK97-gp10 family putative phage morphogenesis protein produces the protein MYLAAKIRMTDSETIDVFLEGIISSAEAVEENYLKRSAEVIKKNIKDQLNSIKTSTNRAGHKHMADDVQANVVRDKYGYKVARIKGGKRTGTKWHLVNDGTYRSDATHFMDKAIAQSESEVNKIFEEEMNRGGF